Genomic DNA from Dehalogenimonas lykanthroporepellens BL-DC-9:
AAGGCGGCCGCTACGACCTGGACGGGCTGAAGTTCGAGACGCCGCTCAGGCACCGGCACCCGGTGGACACCTTCGGCCTGGTCTTTCATTCGGACGGCCGGTCTCTGGCCTACATCACCGACAGCCGGTATTTTGATGAACTGAGCCGGGCTTACCGGGCGGACCTGTTGATAATCAACGTGGTGCTGACCGAACCCCGGCCGACCATCGATCACCTGACGCTGAAGGACGCCGAAAACATCATCGCCGACGTCCGGCCGAAAGCGGCCATCCTGACCCATTTCGGCATGAATGTCTGGCGCGCCCGCCCGGCGGAAGCGGCGGCGCAGATGACCGAACGGACCGGTATTCCGGTCATCGCCGCCCAGGACGGCATGACGCTGAACCCGGCGACGCTGGACGACCCGGCCGGCATCAGGGCATCCATTAAGATAACAGGAGCAGAATAGTTGGGCTATCCCGATACCATACTGAACAATGTACAGAAACCGGCTCGTTACACCGGCGGCGAATGGAACGCCATAACAAGGGACTTCGACCGGATACCGGTCAGACTGGCGCTGGCCTTCCCCGACACCTATGAGGTCGGCATGGCCAACCTGGGCCTGCCGATACTGTATGACATAGTCAACCGGCGGGAGGACGCTCTGGCCGAGCGCGTCTTCATGCCCTGGACGGACATGGCCGCCGCCATCCGGGCCAACCGGTTGCGACTCCTGTCGCTGGAGAACCAGCGGCCGCTGGGAGAATTCGACATCGTCGGTTTCTCGCTGGGCGCCGAACTGGCCTACACCACCGTGCTGGAGATGCTGGACCTGGCCGGACTGCCGGTCAGAGCGGCTGAGCGTGACGACCGCCATCCGCTGATTATCGCCGGCGGCACTTCAGCCTTCAATCCGGAACCGATGGCTGATTTCGTGGATGTCTTCGTCATCGGCGACGCCGAGGAAGCCATTGAAGAACTGCTGGACATCGCGGTCGCCTGGAAAACGGGCGGCCGGAACGGGGGCCGGGAGGGGCTGTTGGACCGCCTGGCGGCGGTCGAAGGCCTGTATATCCCCGCTTTCTACCAACCGGAGTACACCAGCGACGGCCGGCTGAACCGGCTGACGCCGGTCAGGGACGGAGCACCGCCGGTCATCCGCCGGCGGATACTGGAACAACTGCCGCCGCCGGTGACCCGACCGGTTGTCCCCTATCTGGAAGCAGTTCAGGACCGAGGGGTCGTCGAGATTTCACGCGGCTGTGTCCGCGGCTGTCGTTTCTGCCATGCCGGCACCGTTTACCGACCGGTGCGTCAGCGACCGGCCCGGGAAGTACTGGCGGCCGCCGACGCCATCATCGACAACTGCGGTTACGACGAAATCTCCCTGCTGTCGCTTTCCACTTCCGACTATGAAGGCATCGATCTCCTGGTGAGAGAGCTGGCCGAGCGTTATCGCGACCGCCACCTGGCGATATCACTGCCCAGCCTGCGGGTGACGCCCGGCTCCGTAGGCCTGGTAGACAGCCTGCCCGACCGGCGGCGAAGCGGTTTGACCTTCGCCCCCGAAGCGGCCAGCCCCCGGCTGGGGCGAGTCATCAACAAGGTCATTCCCGAAGAGGAACTGCTGGCCACCGCCGGGGCCGCCTTCGACAAAGGCTGGACCACCTTGAAGCTGTATTACATGCTGGGTCTGCCGACCGAGACCCTGGACGACCTGACGGCCATGGCCGAAACACTGCACCGGGTGTACAACCTGGGACGGCAGTCCCCGGGCCGGCGGCCGAGCCTGCGGGTCAGCCTGGCCACCTTCATTCCCAAGGCGCATACGCCGTTCCAGTGGGTGGGCCAGGACGAAGAAGCGGTCATCAAGGCCAAACAGCGACACCTGCTGGACCGGGTCAAGACCAGGGGTATCCGCCTGTCCTGGAGCGACACCAACATGAGCCTGCTGGAAGCGGCGTTATCGCGCGGCGACCGGCGACTGGGCAGGGTCATTCACGGCGCCTGGCGGCGAGGCAGTGTGCTGGACGGCTGGAGCGAAGGCTTTGCCTGGGAACGCTGGGCGAAGGCTTTTGCCGAGGCCGGGCTGGACCCGGATTTCTACGCCCGACGGGAACGGCCCCTGGACGAGCTGTTGCCGTGGGCTCACATCGATACGGGCGTCAGCCAGGCGCATCTGCGGCGGGAATACCGACAGGCGCTGGCCGGTGAGGCTTCCGGTGATTGCCTGGAGGGCGGCTGTCTGACCTGCGGTCTGCAGGCGGCCATACCCGCCTGCACCGATAAACTGCAACATCGCTGAACGCACCGCCGGAGTTCCTTTGGCCGGGTCCGTGTTTTCTGGTATAATTCCGGTATAATGTTATGTCTAACAGGAGGAAGAAATGGGGCTTTACCTGGCGCTTATCATTCCCCCGCTGTTGCTGATGCTTTACGCCCAGTGGCGGGTTTCTTCTACCTTCGGTAAATACAACAAGGTAGCCAACGAACGCGGCATGACCGGCCTTGAAGCCGCCCGCTGGTTGCTTGATCAGCATAACCTGCAGGACGTCCGGTTGGAAATGTCCAAGGGCAAGCTGTCGGACCATTACGACCCGCGCGGTCGGGTGCTGAGGCTGTCACCGGATGTGGCCAACAAGGCCTCGGTGGCCTCACTGGGTATCGTTGCCCATGAGGTCGGCCATGCTGTCCAGCACGCCACCGCCTACGGCCCGCTCCGGTTGCGCAACTCCCTGTACCCCGTGGCCAACCTGGGTTCCAACTTCGGGTTCATCCTGGTGCTGGTCGGTTTCCTGCTGTATGCCTTCGGTGCCTCCTTCGGCCTCAACATCGCCTGGGCGGGGGTAGCCCTTTTCGGCGCGGCGGTGGTTTTTACCGTCATCACCCTGCCGGTGGAGTTCAATGCCTCCACCCGCGCCCGGACGATGCTCCGGTCCACCGGACTGGCTTCAGTGGCCGAGATGAACGGCGCTTCGGCGGTGCTGTCGGCGGCGGCGCTGACCTATGTAGCCGCCATGCTTCAGGCGGTAGCCCAACTGATGTACTTCGTCATGCTGTTGATGGGTGGAAGACGCTGACGTGATGACCCGTCTGGGTTGTATGACCGACATGTGCCTCTTTTCGGCGCTGGCCGATGAAGAGAAGGCGGAATTGCAGAGGACTGCGGTACGGCGACTGAACTATCGCCGTAACGAAACGCTGTTTCGGGAAGGCGACGTCGCCGAAGCAGTTTTTATGGTCACCGCCGGGCGTATCCGGTTATACAAGCTGTCTGAAGACGGCCGGGAAATCACCCTAGGCTACCTGGGTGTTCATGACCTGTTCGGCGAGGAAATTCTGTTTGCCGACAATATCCGGACCTTCAATGCTTCTGCGGTGGAAGACACCCGGGTCTGCGCCTGTTTCAAGACCGATATGGAGACCATGCTCTCCAGCCATCCGGCGGTGGCCGCCCGGGTCATCAAGGTAATGGCCAACCGGCTGTCGCAACTGACCGAACAACTGGCCGACGTGGCCATCTATGATGCCCGGCATCGCATGATGCGCACCCTGGGCCGGCTGGCCCGCACCGGCGGTGAAAGAACCGAAGACGGCGGCGTCCGGCTGGCTTTCCGGCTGACTCACGACGACCTGGCGGCCCTCATCGGCACCTCCCGGGTCATGGTCACCAACGTCCTCAAGTCACTGAGGGAGGAAGGCCTGGTTTCGACCGACCCCGAACTGCGACGTCTGGTGGTGGCGCCACGTCTCCTTACCGAAGACAATGAGACAGCGCCGGACGTTCCCGCCCGGCGCTGTCTGTGTTTCGCCGAAACGACCTGAGCGGCGTCAGCGGCCGTCCAGCATGGACGGGGTGACGTCGCACGGCACCTGCAGGCTGTCAGCGATAGCATTGAAACTGGAGAACAGCTCGACAACCTTCTTGAGCTCGATGATTTCCTCCCGAGTGGCGCCGGTCATCAGCGCCATGGTTTCATGAGCCAACGAGCAGTACTGACAACGATTCGTCAGCGATACGGTCAGGGCGATGAGTTCCCTGGTTTTGCGATCCAGCGCTCCCGGCGCCAGCATGATGGCCTTTTCCCGTTTCCAGTTCAGCTCCAGCCATGCCGGGTCAGCATCGGCCTGGGCTTGAAAGAAATTGGGTACCATGCCGAGAGCTTGCCGTATTTCCTCCAGCAGAGGCCCGGCCTCGACCCGGGATTCAGATTGTTCCTGATTCAAGTTATCTATCATGTTATCTAATGCCTGCAAAAATCCTTTCGATGAATTTTCGATAACTATAGTGCGGCGGCGATAGCCAGTACCGCGGCGGTCAGTCCCAGCAGGATGTGTACGAAGAAAAGGCGAGGCGTAATGAAACCCTTGAGCGGGTTGTTGGGTACCTTGAGCGTAAAGGCGCACACTCCGGCGGCTACAATGAATATGGCGCTCCAGACTGCCAGTGACATGGTCGAACCCTCCTCGAGTATTTTTCAACCATCATACCGGACGGAACCAGGCCTGGCGGTAAAGTATTTTACAAACCAAGGCGGTTTTCGATAAAAAGAGCGGGATATTAGAATAAAATTGGATAGAAATTAGATAAGCGGCGTGGGTGTTAGATAAGTAGTTGGGGCGTCAATCGCGGGGAAGGAGGTTTTTGCCGATGTCAGGTTCGACAGGAAGCAGGCCCTATAAATACTACTGTTAAACATATACTATTCTGATATACTGATTTTGGTTATTTTAATATAATTGACGACAGGAAAAAGGATTTGATAGATCAGGCGGAAATTGAAGTCAAAAGCGGTAATGGCGGCCGGGGTGTAACCGGATTCCGGCGAGAGAAATTTGTTCCGCGGGGCGGTCCGGACGGCGGCGATGGCGGCCGGGGTGGCAACGTAATCATTCAGGCTGACAAGGATATGACTACCCTGATGAAGTACCGGCACCAGCGTCATTTCAAGGCCGGCAACGGTTCGGCCGGGGCCGGTCAGCGATGTTCCGGCAAGAGCGGGGCTGACGTGGTCGTCAAGGTGCCGGTCGGCACGGTGGTCAAGGACAGGGAAACCGGGGAGATAGTGGGCGACCTGACGGCTCACCGGGAGAAGGTTGTGGCGGCCTGTGGTGGCAAAGGAGGGCTGGGTAATACGCACTTTGCCTCATCCACCAACCAGGCTCCGAAACTGGCTCAGACGGGGGTTGCCGGGCAGACCAGGACACTGGTGCTGGAGCTGAAACTCATCGCCGATGCCGGCATTGTCGGCCTGCCCAACGCCGGTAAGTCATCCCTGCTTCAGGCGGTATCGGCGGCCAGGCCGAAGGTGGGGGCTTATCCCTTCACGACGCTGGAGCCGGCGCTGGGGGTGGTGGAGGCGGCCGGACACCGCTGGGTCATGGCCGATGTGCCGGGAATTATAGAAGACGCTCATCTGGGCAAGGGGCTGGGCTATCAGTTTCTGCGCCATGTCGCCCGGACCCGAGTTCTGGTACACCTCATCGACGGATCAGCTCAGGAACCGGTCAACGACATGGTCATGATAAATACCGAGTTGAGTCTGTATGACCCGCTGGTAGGCCGGAAACCTCAGATAGTGGCAGTCAACAAGATAGACCTGCCCGAAGTGAAGGCGCGCGTGGCTGAACTGCGGCGCTTTTTCAAGCAGTCAGGCATTGAGCCGCTTTTTGTATCAGCCCTCACCAGCGAGGGCATGGACCAACTGCTGACCGAGTTGGACCGGGTGCTTCAGGCTGAGTCAGCCAGAGAAGCCGAGGAGAGCGACGAGGTCAAGATCTTCCGCCCGGAACCGGAAAAGGAAAAGGTTAGTCTGACTCAGGATGAAGAAGGCTGGCGGGTGGAATCCGATGAATTCGAACGCCTGGTGGCCGGTTCCGAAACCGCCGACCCGGAGGTCAGGCGGCAGTTATTCGCCGAACTGTGGCGCTGGGGTGTCGGTAAAGCCCTGCGGTCAGCCAAGCTCAAACCCGGCGAGAAGTTCTTCATCGGCAATCAGGAGTTTTATTGGTGAAAAGAGGCATACTGGGCGGAACCTTCGACCCACCTCACGCCGGCCACCTGCTGCTGGCCAAGGCCGCCTGCCGGGAACTGGGTCTGGACGAGGTGATTTTCATTCCTGCCGGTGAACCCTGGGTGAAAGCGGCGCTCAAGGTCAGCCCGGCGGCCGATCGGCTGGAGATGGTTCGTCTGGCGGTGGCCGGGCTAACCTGTTTCCAGGTCAGTGACTTGGAGGTGAAACGGCCTGGCCCTTCCTATACCTGGGAAACGCTGGAGGCGCTGAAACGGGAATATCCCGGGGACGAACTCTGGTTCATTCTGGGCTGGGACAACCTGGCGGCTCTGCCGGGCTGGCACCGCGCCGACCGGATAGTGGCCAACGCCCGCCTGGCCGCGGCGCCGCGGGAAGGGTTTGCCCGTCCCGATCTGAAAAAACTGGAAGAAGTGATACCGGGCATCGGTGAGGCGGCCGTTATCATGGAGGGGCCCAGGGTGGAGATTTCCGCCTCTGAAATTCGGCGGCGGCTCCGGCGGGGCGAAGCCACCGATGAACTGTTACCCCCGGCGGTGGCCGATTATGTCAAAGCCGCTGGACTCTATCGCTGACCTTCCCCGGATGCCCCCGGCTGATAGCTTTCAAACGACGACATCTCTTCCAGCGATTTCCGGGGGTGGGCCTGCCGGTGCCAGTCTTCGGCGGCGTATCCCAGGGCCAGCATGACGTCGATGCGTCTGCCTCGGGGGACGTCCAGCGCTTTCTTGACTTCCTTTTCGTCGAACCAGCCAAGCCAGCAGGTAGCTAACCCCAGCTCATCCGCCCTGAGGGCGAAATGCTCCCCGGCGATGCCGATATCGATGAGGTGATACCGGGTGTCCCGGGCCTGAGAACCGGCGGCCGCCCAGAAGCGCATCTTTTCCGAGACGATGGCTACCAGCACCGGCGCCTGGCGGCAGAAGGCATTCATTCGGTACAAACCGGTACACAATGCCCGGTCACAGATTAGTTGACGGATAGCCGGGTCGGTGACCACGACGAAGTGCCACGGCTGGGAATTGCAGGCCGAAGGCGCCAGGCGGGCGGCTTCCAGACACTGTGTAATCAATTCCGGTGAGACGGTACGGTCAGGGTCAAAGCGGCGGCAACTCAGGCGGTGCCGGATGATATCCATTAACTCCATGGCATCAGTATAAACGATACCGCCTTGTTAGCCTAACGCCGGGCGGCGGGTATCGGTTGCTCGGAACAAATGATGCTAAGCCAGCCATTTATCAGCCGTCCAAGCTCGACGTTCTTTCTTTGGTGTTGGGTGAGTTGTTCCGGATTACTGTCAGAGGCGGCAGGTACGGCACAAGCCGGTGAAGACGTGGTGATTGAGTTCTGCGGCGAACCCCCGCTGTTCCAGCAGGTGCTGGCACAGGGAAGACAACGCTTCTTCCGGTACCTCCTCGATACCGCCACACCGGCGGCAACGCAAGTGATGGTGGTGGCCTTCCTCTGAGTGGTGGTACACATGGGAGCCATTTAACTCCGCCTTGACCGCCAGGCCGAGGCTTTCCATGAGTTCCAGGGTTCGATAGACGGTTGAGCGGTTGACTCCGGCCACCTTCCGGCTGACCATTTCGTAGATTTCATCGGCGGTCAGGTGCGCTCCTTCGCCGTGGAGAATATCCAGTATGACCTGGCGCTGGGGCGTCAGACGGTAACCTTTGGCTTTCAGGATAGCATTGCAAGTCATAGTTATTGCGATTCTTTGCAATAAAGCGTATCAAACGGTATCCGGGAAGTCAAGAGGTGGTGGAGATCCTTCAGGGGAACGGTGAAGTGGCTGGTTATGCCGGATAACGAGCAGTATTAGTTGATGGTTGACGGGTAAGAAGTTGAACAAAGATATAAAATCGGTAGACCGACAGCCTGAGCCCGTCGAAGGGCTCCGGTCCAGGTATCGAGCGGGAGAAGACTGATCCGGTAGAGGGTGTCGGGATGAGCTGGATTTCGCGTCAGGAGTATCTGTGGGGAGCCACAGAAAAAAGGGGAGAAGCCTTTTCGGCCTCTCCCCTTTTTGTCGTTCTGACTGCCGGATTTAGCGGGCGTAGTCGGTGGCCCGGGTTTCCCGGAGTACCGTCACCTTGATCTGGCCGGGGTAGTCCAGGCCGTCCTCGATCTTCTTGACGATATCGCGGGCCAGACGCATGGCGCCGAGGTCATCAATCTCTTCCGGGTTGACCATGATGCGGACCTCGCGGCCAGCCTGGATGGCGAAGGAACGCTCCACGCCGGAGAATGAGTTGGCGATTTCCTCCAGAGCCTTGAGGCGCTTGATGTAGTTTTCCAGTGATTCGCGGCGGGCGCCGGGACGGGCTGAAGAGATGGCGTCGGCGGCCGAGATGACGAAGCCCCAGATGGAGGTTTCCTGCATATCCAGGTGGTGCTCGGCGACGCCGCGGTAGACGTCGTTGGATTTATCCCACTGCTTGACCAGGTCGGCCCCCAGCGCGGCATGGGTGCCTTCGACTTCGCGGTCGATGGCCTTCCCGATATCGTGCAGGAAGCCGGCCCGCTTGGCGATGGTGACGTTGATGCCCAGTTCGGTGGCGATGAGGCCGGCCAGCTGGGCTACTTCCACACAGTGCTGAAGGACGTTCTGGCCGTAGCTGGTGCGATACTTGAGCCGGCCCATGATCTTGACCAGTTCCGTGCGCAGGCCGTGAACGCCAGCGGCATAGGCCGCCTGCTCACCTGCGGTCATAATGGCGGCATCCACCTCTTCCCTGGCTTTGGTCACCACTTCTTCGATGCGGGCGGGGTGAATGCGGCCGTCCAGCACCAGTTTGGACAGAGACAGCCGGGCGATTTCCCGACGGACCGGGTCGAAACTGCTGACGGTGACCGCTTCCGGAGTGTCGTCGATAATCAGGTCGACACCGGTGGCCTGCTCCAGCGCACGGATATTGCGGCCTTCGCGGCCGATGAGACGGCCCTTCATTTCGTCGCTGGGGATG
This window encodes:
- a CDS encoding nitroreductase (PFAM: nitroreductase~KEGG: pca:Pcar_0509 nitroreductase), which translates into the protein MDIIRHRLSCRRFDPDRTVSPELITQCLEAARLAPSACNSQPWHFVVVTDPAIRQLICDRALCTGLYRMNAFCRQAPVLVAIVSEKMRFWAAAGSQARDTRYHLIDIGIAGEHFALRADELGLATCWLGWFDEKEVKKALDVPRGRRIDVMLALGYAAEDWHRQAHPRKSLEEMSSFESYQPGASGEGQR
- a CDS encoding ferric uptake regulator, Fur family (PFAM: ferric-uptake regulator~KEGG: det:DET1147 FUR family transcriptional regulator), giving the protein MTCNAILKAKGYRLTPQRQVILDILHGEGAHLTADEIYEMVSRKVAGVNRSTVYRTLELMESLGLAVKAELNGSHVYHHSEEGHHHHLRCRRCGGIEEVPEEALSSLCQHLLEQRGFAAELNHHVFTGLCRTCRL
- a CDS encoding transcriptional regulator, Crp/Fnr family (KEGG: deh:cbdb_A262 transcriptional regulator cNTP-binding, Crp~PFAM: cyclic nucleotide-binding; regulatory protein Crp~SMART: cyclic nucleotide-binding; regulatory protein Crp): MTRLGCMTDMCLFSALADEEKAELQRTAVRRLNYRRNETLFREGDVAEAVFMVTAGRIRLYKLSEDGREITLGYLGVHDLFGEEILFADNIRTFNASAVEDTRVCACFKTDMETMLSSHPAVAARVIKVMANRLSQLTEQLADVAIYDARHRMMRTLGRLARTGGERTEDGGVRLAFRLTHDDLAALIGTSRVMVTNVLKSLREEGLVSTDPELRRLVVAPRLLTEDNETAPDVPARRCLCFAETT
- a CDS encoding peptidase membrane zinc metallopeptidase putative (PFAM: peptidase membrane zinc metallopeptidase putative~KEGG: dev:DhcVS_1520 Zn-dependent protease) — encoded protein: MGLYLALIIPPLLLMLYAQWRVSSTFGKYNKVANERGMTGLEAARWLLDQHNLQDVRLEMSKGKLSDHYDPRGRVLRLSPDVANKASVASLGIVAHEVGHAVQHATAYGPLRLRNSLYPVANLGSNFGFILVLVGFLLYAFGASFGLNIAWAGVALFGAAVVFTVITLPVEFNASTRARTMLRSTGLASVAEMNGASAVLSAAALTYVAAMLQAVAQLMYFVMLLMGGRR
- a CDS encoding Radical SAM domain protein (KEGG: deb:DehaBAV1_1374 radical SAM domain-containing protein~PFAM: Radical SAM domain protein~SMART: Elongator protein 3/MiaB/NifB) — its product is MGYPDTILNNVQKPARYTGGEWNAITRDFDRIPVRLALAFPDTYEVGMANLGLPILYDIVNRREDALAERVFMPWTDMAAAIRANRLRLLSLENQRPLGEFDIVGFSLGAELAYTTVLEMLDLAGLPVRAAERDDRHPLIIAGGTSAFNPEPMADFVDVFVIGDAEEAIEELLDIAVAWKTGGRNGGREGLLDRLAAVEGLYIPAFYQPEYTSDGRLNRLTPVRDGAPPVIRRRILEQLPPPVTRPVVPYLEAVQDRGVVEISRGCVRGCRFCHAGTVYRPVRQRPAREVLAAADAIIDNCGYDEISLLSLSTSDYEGIDLLVRELAERYRDRHLAISLPSLRVTPGSVGLVDSLPDRRRSGLTFAPEAASPRLGRVINKVIPEEELLATAGAAFDKGWTTLKLYYMLGLPTETLDDLTAMAETLHRVYNLGRQSPGRRPSLRVSLATFIPKAHTPFQWVGQDEEAVIKAKQRHLLDRVKTRGIRLSWSDTNMSLLEAALSRGDRRLGRVIHGAWRRGSVLDGWSEGFAWERWAKAFAEAGLDPDFYARRERPLDELLPWAHIDTGVSQAHLRREYRQALAGEASGDCLEGGCLTCGLQAAIPACTDKLQHR
- a CDS encoding beta-lactamase domain-containing protein (KEGG: deb:DehaBAV1_1373 beta-lactamase domain-containing protein); the protein is MAEAENSDDKIIFLGTGGARFMVAHQVLASGGIWLRLSGKNLLLDPGPGCIVQVNKRGLAPETLDAVILSHRHLDHSGDTNVMIEAMTDGGFRGHGEFFAPADAFGPEPVIFSYLRRFLSRVTVLAEGGRYDLDGLKFETPLRHRHPVDTFGLVFHSDGRSLAYITDSRYFDELSRAYRADLLIINVVLTEPRPTIDHLTLKDAENIIADVRPKAAILTHFGMNVWRARPAEAAAQMTERTGIPVIAAQDGMTLNPATLDDPAGIRASIKITGAE
- a CDS encoding GTP-binding protein Obg/CgtA (KEGG: dev:DhcVS_2 GTP-binding protein, GTP1/OBG family~TIGRFAM: GTP-binding protein Obg/CgtA; small GTP-binding protein~PFAM: GTP1/OBG sub domain protein; GTP-binding protein HSR1-related), which gives rise to MIDQAEIEVKSGNGGRGVTGFRREKFVPRGGPDGGDGGRGGNVIIQADKDMTTLMKYRHQRHFKAGNGSAGAGQRCSGKSGADVVVKVPVGTVVKDRETGEIVGDLTAHREKVVAACGGKGGLGNTHFASSTNQAPKLAQTGVAGQTRTLVLELKLIADAGIVGLPNAGKSSLLQAVSAARPKVGAYPFTTLEPALGVVEAAGHRWVMADVPGIIEDAHLGKGLGYQFLRHVARTRVLVHLIDGSAQEPVNDMVMINTELSLYDPLVGRKPQIVAVNKIDLPEVKARVAELRRFFKQSGIEPLFVSALTSEGMDQLLTELDRVLQAESAREAEESDEVKIFRPEPEKEKVSLTQDEEGWRVESDEFERLVAGSETADPEVRRQLFAELWRWGVGKALRSAKLKPGEKFFIGNQEFYW
- a CDS encoding conserved hypothetical protein (KEGG: deh:cbdb_A261 hypothetical protein), whose translation is MSLAVWSAIFIVAAGVCAFTLKVPNNPLKGFITPRLFFVHILLGLTAAVLAIAAAL
- a CDS encoding metal dependent phosphohydrolase (TIGRFAM: YmdA/YtgF protein; metal dependent phophohydrolase~PFAM: metal-dependent phosphohydrolase HD sub domain; K Homology, type 1, subgroup~KEGG: dev:DhcVS_1490 metal dependent phophohydrolase~SMART: metal-dependent phosphohydrolase HD region; KH domain protein) — protein: MGLDNVLAIFFSFVIGAIFGGMAIFISRGTMISRQLKIAQRKASHTIAESRSEARNIIQEARDEADKLRQTAEGELRERRTELAKQENRVTQKVETLERKLDNLDQRERALLNREKSIEEELEKVEGLRSQEQQKLEAVAGLTTQEAKDQLLEMVEAEMQQETSRRIRQWEQKIKEEADEKAREVIIQAIQRCASDVVAETTVSIVPIPSDEMKGRLIGREGRNIRALEQATGVDLIIDDTPEAVTVSSFDPVRREIARLSLSKLVLDGRIHPARIEEVVTKAREEVDAAIMTAGEQAAYAAGVHGLRTELVKIMGRLKYRTSYGQNVLQHCVEVAQLAGLIATELGINVTIAKRAGFLHDIGKAIDREVEGTHAALGADLVKQWDKSNDVYRGVAEHHLDMQETSIWGFVISAADAISSARPGARRESLENYIKRLKALEEIANSFSGVERSFAIQAGREVRIMVNPEEIDDLGAMRLARDIVKKIEDGLDYPGQIKVTVLRETRATDYAR
- a CDS encoding alkylhydroperoxidase like protein, AhpD family (KEGG: rru:Rru_A0301 alkylhydroperoxidase AhpD core~TIGRFAM: alkylhydroperoxidase like protein, AhpD family~PFAM: Carboxymuconolactone decarboxylase) → MIDNLNQEQSESRVEAGPLLEEIRQALGMVPNFFQAQADADPAWLELNWKREKAIMLAPGALDRKTRELIALTVSLTNRCQYCSLAHETMALMTGATREEIIELKKVVELFSSFNAIADSLQVPCDVTPSMLDGR
- a CDS encoding nicotinate (nicotinamide) nucleotide adenylyltransferase (TIGRFAM: nicotinate (nicotinamide) nucleotide adenylyltransferase; cytidyltransferase-related domain protein~KEGG: det:DET0003 nicotinate (nicotinamide) nucleotide adenylyltransferase~PFAM: cytidylyltransferase) is translated as MVKRGILGGTFDPPHAGHLLLAKAACRELGLDEVIFIPAGEPWVKAALKVSPAADRLEMVRLAVAGLTCFQVSDLEVKRPGPSYTWETLEALKREYPGDELWFILGWDNLAALPGWHRADRIVANARLAAAPREGFARPDLKKLEEVIPGIGEAAVIMEGPRVEISASEIRRRLRRGEATDELLPPAVADYVKAAGLYR